In bacterium, one DNA window encodes the following:
- a CDS encoding PIN domain-containing protein, producing MGSAYPSCLVDTNVLLYQYDPAQVSKGRRALEVVRALSQGRRGLVSAQILGEFFVGLRRLEPRLSHEHIVRRVRYYVAHWHVCAVDSDTVMEAIRGTMEHQFAYYDGLIWATAKCNHVPIVLSEDCHDGRTIEGVLFRDPLADGFDLASLLRDQ from the coding sequence ATGGGGAGCGCCTATCCAAGCTGCCTGGTGGACACAAACGTCCTACTGTACCAGTATGACCCGGCGCAGGTGAGCAAGGGCCGCCGCGCACTGGAGGTGGTCAGGGCGCTTAGTCAGGGCAGGCGGGGGCTCGTGAGCGCCCAGATCCTCGGAGAGTTCTTTGTGGGTCTGCGACGGCTGGAGCCACGGCTATCGCACGAGCACATCGTGCGCCGGGTGCGCTACTATGTCGCGCACTGGCATGTCTGCGCGGTAGACTCCGACACGGTCATGGAGGCCATCCGCGGCACGATGGAGCACCAGTTCGCGTACTATGATGGCCTGATCTGGGCCACAGCGAAATGCAACCATGTTCCCATCGTCCTGAGTGAGGACTGCCACGACGGCCGCACCATTGAGGGCGTGCTCTTCCGCGACCCCCTCGCCGACGGGTTCGACCTGGCCAGCCTGCTGCGAGACCAATGA
- a CDS encoding ribbon-helix-helix domain-containing protein, which yields MTTTRMVRKQVYITQELEERLKRRALREGRSEADIIRQGLAAALAESGDGLAPDEAWAAEEAFIRERLSIRVPQRRHAWRREDLYGERLSKLPGGHKRPTVPV from the coding sequence ATGACCACCACACGCATGGTCCGCAAGCAGGTCTACATCACGCAGGAACTCGAAGAGCGACTGAAGCGGCGCGCGCTGCGCGAGGGCCGGTCCGAGGCCGACATCATTCGCCAGGGCCTGGCGGCCGCGCTCGCGGAGTCCGGAGATGGGCTCGCCCCTGATGAGGCGTGGGCTGCGGAGGAGGCTTTCATCCGGGAGCGCCTGAGCATCAGAGTGCCGCAGCGTCGGCACGCCTGGAGGCGGGAGGACCTCTATGGGGAGCGCCTATCCAAGCTGCCTGGTGGACACAAACGTCCTACTGTACCAGTATGA